From a region of the Xanthomonas rydalmerensis genome:
- a CDS encoding LysR family transcriptional regulator codes for MDLNAVRMLVQVAEARSFTVAAGQLGASQSGLSRAIGRLEAALGVKLLQRTTRNVGLTPDGRQFVEQVAPLLSGLDEAERQLADRSCTPSGTLKISAPSMFGRKVLVPLLAPLLARHPQLRVETVLSDRLVDLVEEGFDAALRTGPIADRRIVARPLRPLRWVTVASPAYLAAHGTPTDLETLRDHACLAIRNPRSGRLANWQFLQDGQRCGFAPPARMVFDHGDPLVEGAIAGIGIVQVMDFAVADALADGRLQRVLQPFEGRSRTLSLIYPPSRQRSAKLHVLTDALLAGSW; via the coding sequence ATGGATCTCAACGCCGTGCGCATGCTGGTGCAGGTGGCGGAGGCGCGCAGTTTCACCGTCGCCGCTGGCCAGCTCGGGGCCAGTCAATCGGGCCTGTCCCGCGCGATCGGCAGGCTGGAGGCGGCGCTCGGCGTCAAGCTGTTGCAGCGCACGACCCGCAACGTCGGGCTGACCCCGGACGGACGCCAGTTCGTCGAGCAGGTGGCGCCGTTGCTGAGCGGCCTGGACGAGGCCGAGCGGCAACTGGCGGACCGCTCCTGCACGCCGTCCGGCACGCTGAAGATCAGCGCGCCGTCGATGTTCGGCCGCAAGGTGCTGGTACCGCTGCTGGCCCCATTGCTGGCGCGGCATCCGCAGCTACGGGTGGAGACCGTGCTCAGCGATCGCCTGGTCGACCTGGTCGAGGAAGGTTTCGACGCCGCATTGCGCACCGGCCCCATCGCCGACAGGCGCATCGTCGCACGGCCGCTGCGGCCGCTGCGCTGGGTGACCGTCGCCAGTCCCGCCTACCTGGCCGCACACGGCACGCCTACCGACCTGGAGACGCTGCGCGATCACGCCTGCCTGGCCATCCGCAATCCGCGCAGCGGGCGCCTGGCGAACTGGCAGTTCCTGCAGGACGGACAACGCTGCGGATTCGCGCCGCCGGCGCGGATGGTGTTCGACCACGGCGATCCACTGGTCGAAGGCGCCATTGCCGGCATCGGCATCGTGCAGGTGATGGATTTCGCTGTGGCCGATGCACTGGCCGACGGACGACTGCAACGTGTGCTGCAGCCGTTCGAAGGCCGCAGCCGCACGCTATCGTTGATCTATCCACCGTCACGGCAGCGCTCGGCCAAGCTGCACGTGTTGACGGACGCGCTGCTGGCCGGGAGCTGGTGA